In Polynucleobacter sp. TUM22923, one genomic interval encodes:
- a CDS encoding sulfite exporter TauE/SafE family protein, which produces MQFFLDHTPFIVAGALVGLLVGMTGVGGGSLMTPLLTLIFGVSPAAAVGTDLAFAAITKGFGTVAHRFHQNIHWNIVALLCLGSIPTAALSVIALKYFGPISDDANHLMRICIGISVVLTAVSLLLRNKILSWSKKNPQSLLEGMSLKVSTVIVGAVIGVLVTISSIGAGAIGATLILLLYPKLTAAEVAGTDIAYAVPLTTLSALGHWWLGNVDFDLLLGLLIGSIPAIWLGAKLSSTLPERVIRATLATTLFLVGIKLLTA; this is translated from the coding sequence ATGCAGTTTTTTCTTGATCACACGCCATTTATTGTCGCTGGCGCGCTAGTGGGTTTGCTCGTTGGTATGACAGGCGTTGGTGGAGGGTCGTTAATGACCCCTTTGCTTACGCTTATTTTCGGTGTTTCTCCAGCTGCAGCGGTCGGAACCGATCTAGCCTTTGCGGCCATTACTAAGGGCTTTGGTACCGTTGCTCACCGCTTTCATCAAAACATACACTGGAATATTGTTGCTCTTCTGTGCCTTGGGAGTATTCCGACAGCAGCATTGTCCGTGATTGCTTTGAAATATTTTGGTCCCATTTCCGATGATGCAAATCATCTAATGCGCATTTGTATCGGCATCTCCGTAGTACTCACAGCGGTATCGCTCTTATTGAGAAATAAAATTCTAAGTTGGTCCAAAAAGAATCCGCAGTCCCTATTAGAGGGAATGAGCTTAAAAGTTTCCACCGTAATAGTGGGTGCAGTCATTGGGGTATTGGTTACTATTTCATCGATTGGTGCTGGCGCCATTGGCGCCACTTTAATTTTGCTTCTCTATCCTAAGTTAACTGCAGCTGAGGTTGCTGGAACTGATATTGCCTACGCAGTGCCACTAACTACGCTTTCTGCATTGGGCCACTGGTGGTTAGGTAATGTAGATTTTGATTTGCTTTTAGGGCTGTTAATTGGATCGATACCCGCTATTTGGCTGGGAGCGAAATTATCAAGCACTCTGCCTGAGCGGGTTATTCGGGCCACTCTGGCTACGACCTTGTTTTTAGTTGGAATAAAGCTTCTTACTGCATGA
- a CDS encoding phosphoadenylyl-sulfate reductase, which produces MMTTTLWSIPASTLSTDDLKNKATVLKQRLLSITQRFSDVRFATSLAAEDMVLMDAIIESSIEIKLFTLHTGRLHQETIDFIKTTEDHYQIQIQSVYPQESNVALFVNQYGLNGFYDSEEAKKACCGVRKVKPLTTALMGADAWLTGQRREQSSTRVELNFEELDDARGITKFNPLFDWAESEIWAYIQQEQVPIHPLHLRGYPSIGCEPCTRAVKKGEDLRAGRWWWLQSGSKECGLHVQP; this is translated from the coding sequence ATGATGACAACAACACTATGGTCCATACCAGCAAGTACTCTGAGTACTGATGACCTGAAAAATAAAGCTACAGTACTCAAACAGCGCCTACTAAGCATTACTCAGCGCTTCTCTGATGTGCGTTTTGCAACGAGCTTAGCGGCTGAGGATATGGTGCTAATGGATGCGATTATTGAATCTTCTATAGAAATCAAATTATTCACTCTACATACTGGGCGACTCCATCAGGAGACAATAGACTTCATCAAAACAACTGAAGACCATTATCAAATCCAAATTCAGAGCGTATATCCACAAGAATCTAACGTAGCGCTATTTGTAAATCAATATGGTCTAAATGGCTTTTACGATAGCGAAGAGGCAAAAAAAGCGTGTTGTGGGGTTCGTAAAGTAAAGCCTCTGACTACTGCCTTAATGGGAGCGGATGCTTGGTTGACCGGCCAACGTCGTGAGCAATCCAGTACGCGAGTAGAGCTCAACTTTGAAGAATTGGATGATGCTCGAGGTATCACTAAATTCAATCCTCTTTTTGATTGGGCTGAAAGTGAGATATGGGCCTATATCCAACAAGAGCAGGTACCGATTCATCCCTTGCATCTCAGGGGATATCCCAGTATTGGGTGTGAGCCCTGTACTCGGGCAGTTAAAAAGGGGGAGGATCTTCGAGCGGGTCGCTGGTGGTGGTTACAAAGTGGCAGCAAAGAGTGTGGACTGCATGTCCAGCCCTAA
- the cysD gene encoding sulfate adenylyltransferase subunit CysD, with amino-acid sequence MSDIQKNWLLNDHLTWLEAESIYIIREVIAQCANPAMLFSGGKDSIVMFHLARKAFQFGNRPVKLPFPIVHIDTGHNFPEVIAYRDAVVKKTGVKLIVGSVEESIQKGTVRLRKPTDSRNAAQAVTLLEVIAAHQFDGLMGGARRDEEKARAKERIFSFRDEFGQWDPKAQRPELWNLYNARISQGENMRVFPISNWTELDIWQYIAREALDLPSIYYTHQREVVRKNALLVPVTDITPKAPEDVSEILSVRFRTVGDISCTCPVLSEAKTPIDIIAETAVTDITERGATRMDDQANEASMERRKKEGYF; translated from the coding sequence ATGTCTGATATACAGAAAAATTGGCTATTAAATGACCACCTTACTTGGCTGGAGGCTGAGTCGATTTATATTATTCGTGAGGTGATTGCGCAGTGCGCCAATCCAGCGATGTTATTTTCCGGCGGAAAAGACTCTATCGTGATGTTTCATCTGGCACGTAAAGCATTTCAATTTGGAAATCGTCCGGTTAAATTACCCTTTCCAATTGTGCACATTGATACGGGCCATAATTTTCCTGAGGTGATTGCTTATCGCGATGCAGTAGTCAAAAAAACGGGCGTCAAATTGATTGTAGGAAGCGTAGAGGAGTCCATTCAGAAGGGGACGGTCCGTCTGCGAAAACCAACGGATTCTCGTAATGCTGCTCAAGCGGTCACGTTATTAGAGGTGATTGCTGCACATCAGTTTGATGGTCTGATGGGGGGCGCTCGGAGAGATGAGGAAAAAGCGAGAGCAAAAGAGCGCATCTTCTCTTTTCGTGATGAGTTCGGCCAATGGGACCCAAAAGCACAAAGACCTGAACTCTGGAATCTTTACAACGCACGCATCTCCCAAGGGGAAAACATGCGTGTATTTCCGATCTCAAATTGGACCGAATTAGACATTTGGCAATATATTGCTCGAGAGGCGTTAGATCTGCCTAGCATTTATTACACCCACCAACGTGAGGTCGTCAGGAAAAATGCGCTACTTGTTCCTGTTACTGACATCACCCCTAAAGCGCCAGAAGATGTCAGTGAAATCTTGAGTGTACGCTTTAGAACAGTAGGGGATATCAGCTGTACCTGTCCTGTTTTGAGTGAAGCGAAAACACCAATAGACATCATTGCCGAAACTGCAGTAACTGACATTACCGAACGTGGCGCAACACGGATGGATGATCAGGCAAATGAAGCTTCAATGGAGCGTCGCAAAAAAGAAGGCTATTTTTAA